The proteins below are encoded in one region of Streptomyces marianii:
- a CDS encoding transposase family protein produces the protein MTKTKKYAEDTRPIVYQCHLSLSTRTVNHLADLLRRHLKVIRSRWRILPPGKIAVIVLAVLRHDQRLADMAGGNDVSESTVRRWRDELIGILAAQAPRLDRALKKVAKQNGEVVLIDGTLIRTQRRTGKADRRNYSGKHRTHGLHFLALTDENGRLIWISAARPGRTHDNTAARHDHILAHLRAAGLGALADLGFRGLDNDIFDPVIVTGYAASRTHKLTPGEKEANRVLAVGRAPVEHGFAHLKNWRILAKLRTDPAHATQLLRALLVLTNLEVNR, from the coding sequence GTGACGAAAACCAAGAAGTACGCCGAGGACACCCGCCCGATTGTCTACCAGTGCCATCTGTCGCTGTCCACGCGGACCGTCAACCACCTCGCTGATCTCCTGCGGCGCCACCTGAAAGTAATCCGATCCAGATGGCGGATCCTGCCGCCCGGGAAAATCGCGGTGATCGTCCTGGCCGTGCTGCGCCACGACCAGCGCTTGGCCGACATGGCCGGCGGCAACGATGTGTCCGAGTCCACCGTTCGCCGCTGGCGCGACGAGCTGATCGGAATACTCGCCGCCCAGGCACCGCGCCTGGACCGCGCCCTGAAGAAGGTTGCCAAACAGAACGGGGAGGTGGTCCTGATCGACGGCACCCTCATCCGTACCCAGCGTCGCACCGGCAAGGCCGACCGACGGAACTACTCCGGCAAGCACCGAACTCATGGCCTGCACTTCCTCGCCCTGACCGACGAGAACGGGCGCCTGATCTGGATATCCGCCGCGCGGCCTGGTCGCACCCACGACAACACCGCCGCCCGCCACGACCACATCCTGGCCCACCTGCGCGCCGCCGGCCTCGGGGCGCTGGCTGACCTCGGCTTCCGCGGCCTGGACAACGACATCTTCGACCCCGTGATCGTCACCGGCTACGCTGCCAGCCGCACCCACAAGCTCACCCCAGGCGAGAAGGAAGCCAACCGCGTCCTCGCCGTGGGACGCGCGCCGGTCGAGCATGGCTTCGCCCACCTCAAGAACTGGCGGATCCTCGCCAAGCTCCGCACCGACCCCGCCCACGCCACCCAGCTCCTGCGAGCCCTGCTCGTCTTGACGAACCTCGAAGTCAACCGCTGA
- a CDS encoding CoA-binding protein, with protein MYADAETIRKILTRTGDTWAVVGLSNNTSRAAHGVAAVLQRYGKRIVPVHPKAETVHGERGYASLADVPFDVDVVDVFVNSGLAGHVADEAVAKGARAVWFQLGVIDEAAYERTRAAGLEMVMDRCPAIEIPLLD; from the coding sequence ATGTACGCAGACGCAGAGACGATCCGGAAGATCCTCACGCGGACGGGTGACACCTGGGCCGTGGTGGGGCTGTCGAACAACACGTCCCGTGCCGCCCACGGGGTGGCCGCGGTGCTCCAGCGCTACGGCAAGCGCATCGTGCCCGTGCACCCGAAGGCCGAGACGGTACACGGCGAGCGGGGGTACGCGTCGCTGGCCGACGTTCCGTTCGACGTCGACGTGGTGGACGTCTTCGTGAACAGCGGACTGGCGGGCCACGTGGCCGACGAGGCCGTGGCCAAGGGCGCGAGGGCCGTGTGGTTCCAGCTGGGCGTCATCGACGAGGCGGCGTACGAGCGGACCCGTGCCGCGGGCCTGGAGATGGTCATGGACCGCTGCCCGGCGATCGAGATCCCGCTGCTGGACTGA
- a CDS encoding YigZ family protein: protein MREQYLTVADEGAHETEINRSRFICTLAPAATERDAQDFVARVRGEHPTATHNCFAYVIGADAAVQKASDDGEPGGTAGVPMLQMLLRRDIRYAVAVVTRYYGGVKLGAGGLIRAYGGAVGEALDVLGTVTRRRFRLATVTVDHQRAGKVENDLRATGREVRGVRYGEAVTIEIGLPDSDVDAFRAWLADATAGTAGLELGGEAYGDV, encoded by the coding sequence ATGCGGGAGCAGTACCTGACGGTCGCCGATGAGGGCGCGCACGAGACCGAGATCAACCGATCGCGCTTCATCTGCACGCTCGCCCCGGCGGCGACCGAGCGGGATGCGCAGGACTTCGTCGCACGCGTCCGCGGGGAGCATCCGACCGCCACCCACAACTGCTTCGCGTACGTCATCGGCGCCGACGCCGCCGTCCAGAAGGCGAGCGACGACGGCGAGCCCGGCGGTACGGCCGGCGTTCCGATGCTGCAGATGCTGCTCCGTCGTGACATCCGCTACGCCGTGGCCGTCGTGACGCGCTACTACGGGGGCGTCAAGCTCGGCGCCGGCGGGCTCATCCGCGCCTACGGCGGTGCGGTCGGCGAGGCCCTGGACGTACTCGGCACCGTGACCAGGCGGCGTTTCCGGCTCGCCACCGTCACCGTCGACCACCAGCGCGCCGGCAAGGTCGAGAACGATCTGCGCGCGACCGGCCGCGAGGTCCGGGGCGTGCGGTACGGGGAGGCCGTGACGATCGAGATCGGCCTGCCGGACTCGGACGTGGACGCCTTCCGCGCCTGGCTCGCGGACGCCACCGCGGGGACGGCGGGGCTGGAGCTCGGCGGAGAGGCGTACGGAGACGTCTGA
- a CDS encoding FUSC family protein, whose amino-acid sequence MAATSEPLRDLVRRHREPAVVQTVRSTAAAVVSYVIALQLSGEALPLTAPLTALLVVQVTLYSTLTTGIRRVNSVVAGVLIAIGFSALVGLSWWSLGLVILASLVIGRFVKVGEFVPEVAISAMLVLGVTQVTETGWDRVLETLIGAVVGLLFNVLFVPPVWVSDASAAISDLSERMRGLLGHIAEELGEHTPVARAAARLHEARRLDHDIVQVDAALRQAEESLRFNPRVKEPVLSRVVLRTGLDALEICAVILRVSCRTLTDLAKTQPRGTIFPPAATKGLQDLFGHLSAAIAAFTALITTQMSVTGADAEARLSEELAEGRACRDRVAAMLLDDLREDHTNWQLHGALLAEADRILDELDVEKRSERLIEELDRHGRERLSSRRWLDDVKVRIRRSVGRNGG is encoded by the coding sequence GTGGCAGCAACCAGCGAACCGCTCCGTGATCTGGTGAGGCGTCATCGGGAACCGGCGGTCGTCCAGACGGTGCGGTCCACCGCCGCCGCGGTCGTCTCCTACGTCATCGCCCTTCAGCTGAGCGGCGAGGCACTACCCCTGACCGCGCCGCTCACAGCACTCCTCGTCGTCCAGGTCACCCTCTACTCGACGCTCACCACCGGCATCCGGAGGGTGAACTCGGTCGTGGCGGGCGTGCTGATCGCGATCGGCTTCAGCGCCCTGGTGGGGCTGAGCTGGTGGAGTCTGGGGCTGGTGATCCTCGCGTCGCTGGTGATCGGGCGGTTCGTGAAGGTCGGCGAGTTCGTGCCCGAAGTGGCGATCAGCGCCATGCTCGTCCTCGGCGTGACGCAGGTGACCGAGACGGGCTGGGACCGGGTACTGGAGACGTTGATCGGTGCCGTGGTGGGGCTGCTCTTCAACGTGCTCTTCGTGCCGCCCGTCTGGGTGAGCGACGCCAGCGCCGCGATCAGCGACCTGTCGGAGCGGATGCGGGGGCTGCTGGGGCACATCGCCGAGGAACTCGGCGAGCACACGCCCGTGGCACGGGCGGCGGCCAGGCTGCACGAGGCCCGCCGGCTCGACCACGACATCGTGCAGGTCGACGCCGCGCTGCGGCAGGCGGAGGAGAGTCTGCGGTTCAACCCGCGGGTCAAGGAGCCGGTGCTCTCCCGCGTCGTCCTCAGAACCGGGCTGGACGCGCTGGAGATCTGCGCCGTGATCCTGCGGGTCTCCTGCCGGACGCTGACGGACCTGGCGAAGACCCAGCCCCGAGGGACGATCTTCCCGCCGGCCGCGACCAAGGGGCTGCAGGATCTGTTCGGTCACCTGTCCGCTGCCATCGCGGCCTTCACGGCACTGATCACCACACAGATGTCGGTCACCGGGGCGGACGCCGAGGCCCGGCTGTCGGAGGAGCTCGCCGAGGGGCGCGCCTGCCGGGACCGCGTCGCCGCGATGCTGCTCGACGACCTCCGCGAGGACCACACGAACTGGCAGCTGCACGGGGCCCTGCTCGCGGAGGCGGACCGGATCCTCGACGAACTGGACGTGGAGAAGCGCTCCGAACGCCTCATCGAGGAACTGGACCGGCACGGCCGCGAGCGCCTGTCGAGCCGCAGGTGGCTCGATGACGTGAAGGTCCGGATCCGCCGAAGCGTGGGGCGGAACGGGGGCTGA
- a CDS encoding helix-turn-helix domain-containing protein, whose product MSDLDQLTQSLARNLKRWRGERGFTLDALAARSGVSRGMIIQIEQARTNPSVGTTVKLADALGVGIATLLDYESGPQVQLVPREQAVRMWSTPGGSSTTLLVGAEARGPLELWAWTLMPGEESASDPHPDGTVELLHVTSGELTLVVDGEPYAVPAGTSATYEANVPHVYRNAGTRTVEMTMAVSIPPVR is encoded by the coding sequence GTGTCGGACCTCGACCAGCTCACACAGTCACTCGCCCGCAACCTCAAACGCTGGCGCGGCGAGCGGGGTTTCACGCTCGACGCCCTCGCCGCCCGCTCGGGGGTCAGCCGCGGCATGATCATCCAGATCGAGCAGGCGCGCACCAACCCGAGCGTGGGCACGACGGTCAAGCTCGCCGACGCGCTCGGAGTCGGCATCGCCACGCTCCTCGACTACGAGAGCGGCCCCCAGGTCCAGCTCGTGCCGCGCGAGCAGGCCGTCCGGATGTGGTCCACCCCCGGCGGCAGCTCGACCACCCTGCTCGTCGGCGCGGAGGCGCGCGGCCCGCTGGAGCTGTGGGCCTGGACGCTGATGCCGGGCGAGGAGAGCGCCTCCGATCCCCATCCCGACGGCACGGTGGAACTCCTGCACGTCACCTCGGGGGAGCTCACCCTCGTGGTCGACGGAGAGCCGTATGCCGTGCCCGCCGGCACCTCGGCCACCTACGAGGCGAACGTGCCGCACGTCTACCGCAACGCGGGCACCCGGACGGTGGAGATGACCATGGCGGTCTCCATCCCGCCCGTCCGCTGA
- a CDS encoding acyltransferase, with amino-acid sequence MPKNRNTFSPPAAWWRRLLSRAVHGGWAWAREAGAVTAERPGPLRFRRIGTGTRLAFPQGTVFGEAWIELGEHCIIAEQVTLTAGMMPGLDLGPDPILTLGNGVVLGRGSHVIADTAVTIGSDTYCGPYVYITSTNHSYDDPHTPVGKQWPRAEPVEIGPGCWLGTGAVILPGARLGRNVVVAAGAVVRGEVPDHAVVAGAPAKVVRSWDPVQGWQPPLRTPAPLPIPEGVTPEQLVALAELEER; translated from the coding sequence GTGCCGAAAAACCGAAACACGTTCTCCCCGCCGGCGGCCTGGTGGCGGCGGCTGCTGTCGCGGGCCGTGCACGGCGGCTGGGCCTGGGCGCGGGAAGCGGGTGCGGTGACCGCGGAGCGGCCCGGGCCACTGCGTTTCCGCAGGATCGGCACCGGCACCCGGCTGGCGTTCCCGCAGGGAACGGTGTTCGGTGAGGCGTGGATCGAGCTCGGCGAGCACTGCATCATCGCGGAGCAGGTGACGCTGACCGCGGGCATGATGCCCGGCCTCGATCTCGGACCCGATCCGATCCTCACCCTCGGCAACGGCGTGGTGCTCGGCCGCGGCAGTCACGTCATCGCCGACACGGCGGTGACCATCGGCTCGGACACGTACTGCGGACCGTACGTCTACATCACCTCGACCAATCACAGCTACGACGACCCGCACACGCCCGTCGGCAAGCAGTGGCCGCGCGCCGAGCCCGTGGAGATCGGGCCCGGCTGCTGGCTCGGCACGGGCGCGGTGATCCTGCCCGGAGCCCGGCTCGGCCGCAACGTGGTGGTCGCCGCCGGGGCCGTCGTCCGCGGTGAGGTGCCCGACCACGCGGTGGTCGCGGGGGCGCCGGCCAAGGTGGTCCGCAGCTGGGACCCGGTCCAGGGCTGGCAGCCACCGCTGAGGACCCCCGCGCCCCTGCCGATCCCGGAGGGTGTCACTCCGGAGCAGCTGGTCGCCCTCGCCGAGCTCGAGGAGCGCTGA
- a CDS encoding EF-hand domain-containing protein, with the protein MTTTMQDLITTKLERNFDAMDANHDGYVDWSDYQKLGDRYIQAYGLSRDDRRARALQSFCQIYWLELLRHAGVDGDRLTKDQFVTANRLAVIDTSRLNITDGGGHAIFDVIDVDGDNEITKDEFARFLRDVWKSEAPDAMDAFTKLDTDGDGAISRYEFIRAIREHFLSSDPDAPGSLFFGRV; encoded by the coding sequence ATGACCACCACGATGCAGGACCTCATCACCACCAAGCTCGAGCGCAATTTCGATGCCATGGACGCCAACCACGACGGCTACGTGGACTGGTCGGATTACCAGAAGCTCGGCGACCGCTACATCCAGGCCTACGGCCTCAGCCGTGACGACCGGCGGGCCAGGGCCCTCCAGAGCTTCTGCCAGATCTACTGGCTGGAACTGCTGCGCCACGCGGGCGTGGACGGCGACCGGCTCACGAAGGACCAGTTCGTCACGGCCAACCGCCTCGCAGTCATCGACACCAGCCGGCTCAACATCACCGACGGCGGTGGCCACGCGATCTTCGACGTCATCGACGTCGACGGCGACAACGAGATCACCAAGGACGAATTCGCCCGCTTCCTGAGGGACGTCTGGAAGAGCGAAGCACCCGACGCCATGGACGCGTTCACCAAGCTGGACACCGACGGGGACGGCGCCATCTCCCGGTACGAGTTCATCCGCGCGATCCGTGAGCACTTCCTCTCCAGCGACCCGGACGCTCCAGGAAGCCTCTTCTTCGGGCGCGTCTGA
- a CDS encoding DMT family transporter: MTALFALATSLLWGLADFGGGLLTRRTPALTVVVVSQTVAVAVLGAIVAATGGWSETGPRLWYAVAAGVVGPVAMLSFYKALALGPMGVVSPLGSLGVVVPVSVGLLLGERPGLLQFAGIGVAVVGVLLAGGPELRGAPVQRQAVLLTLLAAFGFGSVMALIAEASTTITGLFLALFVQRVTNVLVGGAALHASVKRGGRALPEDGGRGLIVRSLPALAFVGLADVAANGTYSIAAQRGPVAVAAVLASLYPVVTALAARGVLKERLRAVQAAGAGLALVGTVLLATG, translated from the coding sequence ATGACAGCACTGTTCGCCCTGGCCACCAGCCTCCTGTGGGGGCTGGCCGACTTCGGCGGCGGACTGCTGACGCGACGCACGCCCGCACTGACCGTCGTGGTCGTCTCGCAGACGGTCGCCGTGGCCGTTCTCGGCGCGATCGTCGCGGCGACCGGCGGCTGGAGCGAGACGGGCCCCCGGCTCTGGTACGCGGTGGCCGCCGGCGTCGTCGGGCCGGTCGCGATGCTGAGCTTCTACAAGGCGCTGGCACTCGGCCCCATGGGGGTGGTCTCCCCACTGGGGTCGCTCGGGGTCGTCGTGCCCGTCTCGGTGGGCCTGCTCCTCGGCGAGCGGCCCGGTCTGCTCCAGTTCGCCGGAATCGGCGTGGCCGTCGTGGGCGTCCTGCTCGCGGGCGGCCCGGAGCTGCGGGGCGCGCCCGTACAGCGCCAGGCGGTCCTGCTGACCCTGCTCGCCGCGTTCGGCTTCGGCTCCGTCATGGCGCTCATCGCCGAGGCGTCGACCACGATCACCGGCCTCTTCCTGGCGCTCTTCGTCCAGCGCGTCACGAACGTCCTGGTGGGTGGCGCGGCGCTGCACGCGTCGGTGAAGCGGGGCGGCCGCGCACTGCCGGAGGACGGCGGGCGGGGTCTGATCGTCCGCTCGCTGCCGGCCCTCGCCTTCGTCGGCCTGGCGGACGTCGCCGCGAACGGTACGTACTCGATCGCCGCACAGCGGGGCCCGGTAGCGGTCGCGGCGGTGCTCGCCTCGCTGTACCCCGTGGTCACGGCCCTGGCGGCGCGCGGCGTGCTCAAGGAGCGGCTGCGCGCGGTGCAGGCCGCCGGCGCCGGGCTCGCGCTCGTCGGCACGGTCCTCCTGGCGACGGGCTGA
- a CDS encoding AAA family ATPase: protein MRLHRLEITAFGPFGARQRVDFDALSSAGLFLLHGPTGAGKTSVLDAVCYALYGAVPGARQSPGTSLRSDHASVGTYTEVCLDLTVGGRRLEITRQPAQPRPKKKGTGFTTEKAQSRLREYDAGRGEWKALSRSHQEIGEEIAQLVGMSRDQFCQVVLLPQGDFARFLRADAEARGKLLGRLFDTRRFALVEERLADLRRTAEQQVRDGDERLLALAHRMRQAAGSAAGDWPAPAHRPGEPGLAGAVLQWAAVARSGARESLAVAASARSAAETRQSDARRALDAERELAALQQRHADAVRRAGELEDRRPALERVRARLEQARKAELVGPALRLREEAEREHRAADTAWQQVRAALPAALVDAGAEELSGAERELRQELGGLDAARRAERRSADITREREELDRRARHDDGLLQEAEGWLADWDSVRRALQGRIEAAQDAATRAEHLAGRLEPARRRVSAARERDRLAALAEVVEDGLRTARERAYSARETWLDLKERRLRGIAAELASGLEPGRPCAVCGSAEHPAPAEAGSEHVDRAAEDTAYGAYAAADGDRAEAERQLAVLRGSFTAARDAARESGSADVRESGGPRTVPSRPEPGIPSPSAAPDDLRHSGRRNGSGDRTTAGETAPAPDGRRAEDVLSDTDPAPARAAAEGPPPHPVAVADHDGEVHGTAAGDDAAPAVADLESVVARLEREHRDAHALAAGTHAVREELARAEREYGERLAARQEAERRAVARTSRREALLNEQAALDAEVSRAVGGSGTVAERTALLERRIVLLSGAAEAVRAADTAALRLKEADDRLSDAAFRAGYDTPAEAAAALLADAEQHELQRRLDAWQAEEAAVADRLAEPEPRSAAGLPPAAPEAALHASDAAESALRDAVSALDSARERCAELDRLSRRAADEARGLGPLRDEYERVARLAGLTAGTSADNEHRMRLESYVLAARLEQVAAAASVRLQRMSAGRYTLVHSDARAGGKRSGLGLHVVDAWTGKERDTATLSGGETFFASLALALGLADVVTEEAGGVRLDTLFIDEGFGSLDDQTLDEVLDVLDSLRERDRSVGIVSHVGDLRRRIPAQLEVVKERDGSAVRLRSAPVGG, encoded by the coding sequence GTGAGGCTGCACCGGCTGGAGATCACCGCCTTCGGGCCCTTCGGCGCACGGCAGCGGGTCGACTTCGACGCGCTGTCCTCCGCCGGTCTCTTCCTGCTCCACGGGCCGACCGGGGCGGGGAAGACGTCCGTCCTGGACGCGGTCTGCTACGCCCTCTACGGCGCTGTCCCCGGTGCCCGGCAGAGCCCCGGTACCTCGCTGCGCAGCGATCACGCTTCCGTCGGCACGTACACCGAGGTGTGCCTGGACCTGACCGTGGGCGGCCGCCGGCTGGAGATCACCCGGCAGCCCGCACAGCCCCGCCCCAAGAAGAAGGGCACCGGCTTCACCACCGAGAAGGCCCAGAGCCGGCTGCGCGAGTACGACGCGGGGCGCGGCGAATGGAAGGCGCTCAGCCGCTCCCACCAGGAGATCGGCGAGGAGATCGCCCAGCTCGTGGGCATGAGCCGGGACCAGTTCTGCCAGGTCGTCCTGCTGCCGCAGGGCGATTTCGCGCGCTTTCTGAGGGCGGACGCCGAAGCGCGCGGAAAACTGCTCGGCCGGCTGTTCGACACTCGCCGCTTCGCCCTGGTCGAGGAGCGCCTGGCCGATTTGCGCCGCACCGCCGAGCAGCAGGTGCGCGACGGGGACGAGCGGCTGCTGGCCCTGGCCCACCGGATGCGGCAGGCGGCCGGGAGCGCGGCCGGGGACTGGCCCGCCCCCGCGCACCGGCCGGGGGAACCCGGCCTGGCCGGCGCCGTGCTGCAGTGGGCCGCCGTGGCCCGCTCGGGCGCCCGGGAGTCCCTCGCCGTCGCGGCTTCGGCCCGGTCCGCGGCCGAGACCCGACAGTCCGACGCCCGGCGCGCCCTGGACGCCGAACGGGAGCTGGCCGCACTTCAGCAGCGTCACGCCGACGCCGTGCGTCGGGCCGGGGAGCTGGAGGACCGGCGTCCCGCGCTCGAACGCGTGAGAGCGCGACTGGAGCAGGCCCGAAAGGCCGAACTGGTCGGACCCGCACTCCGGTTGCGCGAGGAGGCGGAACGGGAGCACCGGGCCGCCGACACGGCCTGGCAGCAGGTGAGGGCCGCCCTTCCCGCGGCGCTGGTGGACGCCGGAGCGGAAGAGCTCTCCGGGGCGGAGCGCGAACTGCGCCAGGAACTGGGCGGCCTGGACGCCGCGCGGCGCGCGGAGCGGCGCAGTGCCGACATCACCCGTGAACGCGAGGAACTGGACCGCCGGGCCCGGCACGACGACGGACTCCTCCAGGAGGCCGAGGGCTGGCTCGCCGACTGGGACTCGGTGCGCCGCGCGCTCCAGGGCAGGATCGAGGCCGCGCAGGACGCCGCCACCCGGGCCGAACACCTCGCAGGACGGCTGGAACCCGCCCGCCGCCGCGTGTCCGCCGCCCGTGAACGCGACCGCCTCGCCGCCTTGGCGGAGGTCGTCGAGGACGGCCTCCGCACCGCTCGCGAGCGGGCCTACTCGGCCCGCGAGACCTGGCTCGACCTCAAGGAGCGCCGCCTGCGCGGCATCGCCGCCGAACTCGCCTCGGGGCTGGAGCCCGGGCGACCCTGCGCCGTCTGCGGTTCCGCGGAGCACCCTGCACCGGCCGAGGCCGGCTCGGAGCACGTGGACCGCGCGGCCGAGGACACGGCGTACGGGGCGTACGCCGCCGCCGACGGGGACCGGGCCGAGGCGGAGCGGCAACTGGCCGTGCTGCGCGGGTCGTTCACGGCTGCGAGAGACGCGGCGCGTGAGTCCGGTTCCGCGGACGTGCGTGAGAGCGGAGGGCCCCGCACGGTGCCGTCCCGGCCGGAACCCGGCATTCCGTCGCCGTCCGCGGCCCCCGACGACCTGCGCCACAGCGGGCGGCGGAACGGTTCCGGCGACCGGACCACGGCCGGCGAGACAGCCCCGGCACCGGACGGCCGCCGCGCCGAGGACGTCCTGTCGGACACCGATCCCGCCCCGGCCCGGGCCGCGGCGGAGGGGCCGCCGCCCCACCCCGTGGCCGTCGCCGACCACGACGGCGAAGTCCACGGGACCGCCGCCGGGGACGACGCCGCCCCGGCCGTCGCGGACCTGGAATCCGTCGTCGCCCGGCTGGAGCGCGAGCACCGGGACGCCCACGCGCTGGCGGCCGGTACGCACGCCGTCCGCGAGGAACTGGCCCGGGCCGAACGGGAGTACGGCGAGCGGCTGGCGGCACGGCAGGAGGCGGAACGGCGCGCCGTCGCGCGGACGTCGCGGCGGGAAGCGCTCCTGAACGAGCAGGCCGCGCTGGACGCCGAGGTGTCCCGGGCCGTCGGCGGCTCCGGGACGGTCGCCGAGCGGACCGCGCTGCTGGAACGCCGTATCGTGCTGCTGTCCGGGGCGGCCGAGGCCGTTCGCGCGGCGGATACCGCGGCCCTCCGGCTGAAGGAGGCCGACGACCGGCTCTCCGACGCGGCGTTCCGGGCAGGGTACGACACCCCCGCCGAGGCCGCCGCCGCGCTCCTCGCCGACGCGGAACAGCACGAACTCCAGCGGAGGCTCGACGCCTGGCAGGCCGAGGAAGCCGCGGTGGCCGACCGCCTCGCCGAACCGGAGCCCCGCTCCGCCGCGGGGCTGCCGCCTGCCGCGCCCGAGGCCGCGCTCCACGCGTCCGACGCCGCCGAGAGTGCGCTGCGCGACGCGGTCTCGGCCCTCGACTCCGCCCGCGAACGCTGCGCGGAGCTCGACCGGCTCTCCCGGCGGGCCGCGGACGAAGCCCGGGGGCTCGGTCCACTGCGCGACGAGTACGAGCGCGTCGCCCGGTTGGCCGGCCTCACTGCGGGCACCTCCGCCGACAACGAACACCGGATGCGACTGGAGTCGTACGTCCTGGCGGCCCGGCTGGAACAGGTCGCGGCGGCGGCCAGCGTAAGGCTGCAGCGCATGTCCGCGGGCCGCTACACGCTGGTGCACTCGGACGCCCGGGCCGGAGGCAAGCGCTCCGGGCTCGGTCTGCACGTCGTCGACGCGTGGACCGGCAAGGAGCGGGACACGGCGACGCTGTCCGGCGGCGAGACGTTCTTCGCCTCCCTCGCCCTCGCCCTCGGCCTCGCGGACGTCGTCACCGAGGAGGCCGGGGGTGTGCGCCTGGACACCCTCTTCATCGATGAGGGCTTCGGCAGCCTCGACGACCAGACCCTCGACGAAGTGCTCGACGTCCTCGACTCACTGCGCGAACGCGACCGCAGTGTGGGCATCGTCAGCCACGTCGGCGATCTGCGCCGGCGGATCCCCGCCCAGCTCGAGGTCGTCAAGGAGCGCGACGGGTCGGCCGTGCGGCTGCGCTCGGCCCCGGTCGGCGGCTGA
- a CDS encoding exonuclease SbcCD subunit D, translated as MRFLHTSDWHLGRSFHRVSLLGAQGAFLDHLVATAREHDVDAVLVAGDVYDRAVPPLAAVELFDGVLHRLADAGVPTVMISGNHDSARRLGVASGLIERAGIHLRTDPAGCATPVVLGDTHGDVAFYGLPYLEPALVRDEFRAKTAGHEAVLGAAVDRVRADLAERAPGTRSVVLAHAFVAGGEPSDSERDITVGGVAAVPSGLFDGLDYTALGHLHGCQTLNERVRYSGSPLAYSFSEAHHRKTMWLVELGPAGEIAAERLDCPVPRPLARIEGRLEELLADPALARHEDSWVEATVTDPVRPAEPMARLAGRFPHTLSLVFAPERSGQDAVASYAERLRDRDDHQIAEDFVTHVRGGSGPDERERAVLRGAFDDVRVDTSVREVAG; from the coding sequence TTGAGATTTCTGCACACGTCGGACTGGCACCTGGGGCGCTCGTTCCACCGGGTGAGCCTGCTCGGCGCACAGGGGGCGTTCCTCGACCACCTGGTCGCGACGGCGCGCGAACACGACGTGGACGCCGTGCTCGTGGCGGGTGACGTCTACGACAGGGCCGTACCGCCCCTGGCCGCCGTGGAGTTGTTCGACGGCGTACTGCACCGGCTCGCCGACGCGGGCGTGCCCACCGTGATGATCTCCGGCAACCACGACTCGGCCCGCCGGCTGGGAGTCGCCTCCGGGCTGATCGAGCGCGCCGGGATCCATCTGCGCACCGACCCGGCGGGCTGCGCCACCCCGGTGGTGCTGGGGGACACGCACGGCGACGTCGCGTTCTACGGACTGCCCTATCTGGAACCGGCCCTCGTACGGGACGAGTTCCGCGCGAAGACGGCGGGCCACGAGGCCGTTCTCGGGGCGGCTGTGGACCGGGTGAGGGCGGACCTCGCGGAGCGGGCTCCGGGCACCCGCTCCGTCGTCCTCGCGCACGCCTTCGTCGCGGGCGGCGAACCGAGCGACAGCGAGCGGGACATCACCGTCGGCGGCGTCGCGGCCGTCCCCTCCGGACTCTTCGACGGCCTCGACTACACGGCCCTGGGCCATCTGCACGGCTGCCAGACGCTCAACGAGCGGGTGCGGTACTCCGGTTCCCCGCTCGCCTACTCGTTCTCCGAGGCCCACCACCGCAAGACCATGTGGCTCGTCGAGCTGGGCCCGGCCGGCGAGATCGCGGCGGAACGGCTGGACTGCCCGGTGCCCCGGCCGCTCGCCCGCATCGAGGGCCGGCTCGAGGAGCTCCTGGCGGATCCGGCGCTGGCACGCCACGAGGATTCCTGGGTCGAGGCGACCGTCACCGACCCGGTGCGGCCCGCCGAGCCCATGGCGCGGCTCGCCGGGCGCTTCCCCCACACCCTGAGCCTCGTCTTCGCTCCCGAGCGCAGCGGCCAGGACGCCGTCGCCTCCTACGCCGAGCGGCTGCGCGACCGTGACGACCACCAGATCGCGGAGGACTTCGTGACCCATGTCCGCGGAGGCAGTGGCCCCGACGAGCGCGAACGGGCCGTGCTCCGCGGGGCCTTCGACGACGTAAGGGTGGACACGTCCGTCCGCGAGGTGGCCGGGTGA